A genomic region of Miscanthus floridulus cultivar M001 chromosome 3, ASM1932011v1, whole genome shotgun sequence contains the following coding sequences:
- the LOC136542157 gene encoding 3beta-hydroxysteroid-dehydrogenase/decarboxylase-like isoform X2 encodes MATAEPGPPPPKPACAVTFGRSTLLGRYLAAAIAASGRWSAVAILDPSSPTSPAPPPCPPASHLVYHHDVDLSADPERLVSALAGAAAVFHVDATTATASGSDGSFLSLHRLAVAGTRRLLAACRAAGVERVVYTGSADVVAAVARDVINADEDSAPYPDKFGNAVSELRAQVEVMVLGVDGVDGMRTCVLRPSNLFGPGDSSLVRFVAGYARSPLGKTFFVTNDEPMETWEFMNCMMEAMGCQRPRINLPAKMLTSAALLSKMIHHRLGFQMLSTPLLHPDTIYFLSCTRTFNTSRARRLLGYHPIVSLEDGIMRTVGSFTELSGNLGLSRKQGPCGSSKADKLLGSGTAADILLWRDEKRTFSFVTVLFLVFYWFLLSDRTFVSSAAKFLLVLSLGLFIHGLLPSEVFGFTVEKVTSEHFEVSRLALRNSLMCLASAWNGSIHKLRVLAEGEDWSLLLKVFAFLYSIKLMLSFQFRILMGLVLASLFIVFIVYEQCEEEIDSLVAIASVKVEWLIDRVVGNLPASLKAYIA; translated from the exons ATGGCGACCGCCGAGCCCGGCCCGCCCCCGCCCAAGCCCGCCTGCGCCGTCACGTTCGGCCGCTCCACCCTCCTCGGCCGCTACCTGGCCGCGGCAATCGCTGCCTCCGGCCGCTGGTCCGCCGTCGCCATCCTCGACCCCTCCTCCCCCACCTCGCCGGCCCCGCCGCCCTGCCCGCCTGCCTCCCACCTCGTCTACCACCACGACGTCGACCTCTCGGCGGACCCCGAGCGCCTCGTCTCCGCGCTCGCCGGCGCCGCGGCTGTCTTCCATGTGGACGCCACCACAGCGACCGCCTCCGGGAGCGACGGGTCCTTCCTCTCCCTGCACCGCCTCGCCGTCGCGGGCACGAGGCGGCTCCTCGCAGCTTGCCGCGCAGCCGGCGTGGAGAGGGTGGTGTACACCGGCTCGGCCGACGTGGTCGCTGCCGTTGCCCGCGATGTGATCAATGCTGACGAGGACTCCGCGCCCTACCCTGACAAG TTCGGGAATGCGGTGAGCGAGCTGAGGGCGCAGGTGGAGGTGATGGTACTGGGTGTGGACGGGGTGGACGGGATGAGGACGTGCGTGCTGCGACCGAGCAATCTCTTCGGTCCGGGGGattccagcttggtgaggtttgtTGCTGGATATGCAAGGTCTCCCTTGGGCAAG ACATTTTTTGTTACCAATGATGAACCTATGGAAACATGGGAGTTTATGAATTGCATGATGGAAGCCATGGGTTGTCAGAG GCCCAGGATTAATCTTCCTGCCAAGATGTTAACGTCTGCAGCCTTGCTTTCCAAAATGATTCATCACAGGCTTGGTTTTCAAATGCTTTCCACCCCTCTTCTCCATCCAGATACAATATACTTCTTGTCATGCACTAGAACCTTTAACACTTCAAGAGCCAGAAGATTACTTGGATACCACCCGATTGTATCATTGGAG GATGGAATTATGAGAACTGTTGGTTCATTTACAGAACTATCAGGTAATTTGGGGTTGTCAAGAAAACAAGGCCCCTGCGGATCATCAAAGGCAGATAAGCTGCTAGGAAGTGGAACAG CTGCTGATATTCTTCTTTGGAGGGATGAAAAGAGAACCTTTTCATTTGTCACAGTATTGTTTCTGGTTTTCTACTGGTTCCTGCTTTCAGACAGAACTTTTGTTTCATCGGCTGCCAAATTTCTTCTAGTGCTCTCCCTTGGTCTCTTTATCCATGGTTTGCTGCCTTCAGAAGT GTTTGGTTTTACAGTTGAGAAGGTTACATCTGAGCATTTTGAAGTATCACGCTTAGCATTGAGGAATTCGCTTATGTGTCTGGCTTCTGCATGGAATGGGAGCATTCATAAACTAAGGGTTCTAGCAGAAGGTGAAGACTGGAGTTTACTTTTGAAG GTATTTGCATTTCTGTACAGCATCAAACTAATGCTGAGCTTTCAGTTCAGAATTCTGATGGGTCTTG tactggcatccttGTTCATTGTCTTCATTGTATATGAACAATGCGAGGAAGAAATTGACAGTTTGGTGGCAATTGCTTCTGTCAAAGTCGAGTGGCTAATAGACAGAGTAGTTGGAAATTTGCCAGCCTCTTTGAAGGCGTATATAGCCTAG
- the LOC136542157 gene encoding 3beta-hydroxysteroid-dehydrogenase/decarboxylase-like isoform X1 gives MATAEPGPPPPKPACAVTFGRSTLLGRYLAAAIAASGRWSAVAILDPSSPTSPAPPPCPPASHLVYHHDVDLSADPERLVSALAGAAAVFHVDATTATASGSDGSFLSLHRLAVAGTRRLLAACRAAGVERVVYTGSADVVAAVARDVINADEDSAPYPDKFGNAVSELRAQVEVMVLGVDGVDGMRTCVLRPSNLFGPGDSSLVRFVAGYARSPLGKFVIGSGSNMSDFTYVENVAHANICAEQALSSNAASVAGKTFFVTNDEPMETWEFMNCMMEAMGCQRPRINLPAKMLTSAALLSKMIHHRLGFQMLSTPLLHPDTIYFLSCTRTFNTSRARRLLGYHPIVSLEDGIMRTVGSFTELSGNLGLSRKQGPCGSSKADKLLGSGTAADILLWRDEKRTFSFVTVLFLVFYWFLLSDRTFVSSAAKFLLVLSLGLFIHGLLPSEVFGFTVEKVTSEHFEVSRLALRNSLMCLASAWNGSIHKLRVLAEGEDWSLLLKVFAFLYSIKLMLSFQFRILMGLVLASLFIVFIVYEQCEEEIDSLVAIASVKVEWLIDRVVGNLPASLKAYIA, from the exons ATGGCGACCGCCGAGCCCGGCCCGCCCCCGCCCAAGCCCGCCTGCGCCGTCACGTTCGGCCGCTCCACCCTCCTCGGCCGCTACCTGGCCGCGGCAATCGCTGCCTCCGGCCGCTGGTCCGCCGTCGCCATCCTCGACCCCTCCTCCCCCACCTCGCCGGCCCCGCCGCCCTGCCCGCCTGCCTCCCACCTCGTCTACCACCACGACGTCGACCTCTCGGCGGACCCCGAGCGCCTCGTCTCCGCGCTCGCCGGCGCCGCGGCTGTCTTCCATGTGGACGCCACCACAGCGACCGCCTCCGGGAGCGACGGGTCCTTCCTCTCCCTGCACCGCCTCGCCGTCGCGGGCACGAGGCGGCTCCTCGCAGCTTGCCGCGCAGCCGGCGTGGAGAGGGTGGTGTACACCGGCTCGGCCGACGTGGTCGCTGCCGTTGCCCGCGATGTGATCAATGCTGACGAGGACTCCGCGCCCTACCCTGACAAG TTCGGGAATGCGGTGAGCGAGCTGAGGGCGCAGGTGGAGGTGATGGTACTGGGTGTGGACGGGGTGGACGGGATGAGGACGTGCGTGCTGCGACCGAGCAATCTCTTCGGTCCGGGGGattccagcttggtgaggtttgtTGCTGGATATGCAAGGTCTCCCTTGGGCAAG TTTGTAATAGGCAGTGGCAGTAACATGTCTGATTTTACCTACGTGGAAAATGTGGCCCATGCCAATATTTGTGCTGAGCAAGCCTTGTCTTCGAATGCAGCTTCTGTAGCTGGGAAG ACATTTTTTGTTACCAATGATGAACCTATGGAAACATGGGAGTTTATGAATTGCATGATGGAAGCCATGGGTTGTCAGAG GCCCAGGATTAATCTTCCTGCCAAGATGTTAACGTCTGCAGCCTTGCTTTCCAAAATGATTCATCACAGGCTTGGTTTTCAAATGCTTTCCACCCCTCTTCTCCATCCAGATACAATATACTTCTTGTCATGCACTAGAACCTTTAACACTTCAAGAGCCAGAAGATTACTTGGATACCACCCGATTGTATCATTGGAG GATGGAATTATGAGAACTGTTGGTTCATTTACAGAACTATCAGGTAATTTGGGGTTGTCAAGAAAACAAGGCCCCTGCGGATCATCAAAGGCAGATAAGCTGCTAGGAAGTGGAACAG CTGCTGATATTCTTCTTTGGAGGGATGAAAAGAGAACCTTTTCATTTGTCACAGTATTGTTTCTGGTTTTCTACTGGTTCCTGCTTTCAGACAGAACTTTTGTTTCATCGGCTGCCAAATTTCTTCTAGTGCTCTCCCTTGGTCTCTTTATCCATGGTTTGCTGCCTTCAGAAGT GTTTGGTTTTACAGTTGAGAAGGTTACATCTGAGCATTTTGAAGTATCACGCTTAGCATTGAGGAATTCGCTTATGTGTCTGGCTTCTGCATGGAATGGGAGCATTCATAAACTAAGGGTTCTAGCAGAAGGTGAAGACTGGAGTTTACTTTTGAAG GTATTTGCATTTCTGTACAGCATCAAACTAATGCTGAGCTTTCAGTTCAGAATTCTGATGGGTCTTG tactggcatccttGTTCATTGTCTTCATTGTATATGAACAATGCGAGGAAGAAATTGACAGTTTGGTGGCAATTGCTTCTGTCAAAGTCGAGTGGCTAATAGACAGAGTAGTTGGAAATTTGCCAGCCTCTTTGAAGGCGTATATAGCCTAG
- the LOC136542158 gene encoding uncharacterized protein: MASLVPGVLVKLLQHMNTDVKVAGEHRSSLLQVVSIVPALAGSDLFTNQGFYLKVSDSSHATYVSLPEEQHDLILSDKIQLGQFIHVDRLEAATPVPILRGVRRVPGRHACVGTPEDLVVTSSSKFHGSKKAQPSNGMKDASILSLEKETSKLEKINASRKPTGAENKKPMLTKSNSSLSRQALNGIGDKKEAVKSKLKPAITRSTPSSPTSVYSLPASFDRFSNDLKQRNKVKGAEKASSSRLSLLEKAASVLKATSAGRKSSAGNSVSSSVLSIGSGPKALRRSWEGNTDIKGKGNSESKTAKPDRKLDNKIPMTPRRKSPVDEKVPHKDDSQKAARKSTASAPSDDADKAVKKHIPTVKRTSGVLGNSNVTNLVKIPPNSKKLTDISTSWTSLPPSLAKLGKELLKYRESAQIAAVEAMLDASAAESLLKCLSSYAEVSSTAEEQNPQPAVEQFLTLHAALSRATVITDTLTKSATSASPDCSAASDAGTVGSATDEEAAAIAAERRRRATSWVSAALATDLSAFGIYNLKPATVSSPLAVVVVDESAKPAAAAATATKSSPSPKSRLSPTKGKARTGTAAAAAALTTTPAPPEWERGGGAEERGELAKRLGEESRGWFLGFVERFLDADVAASAPWDRERAARMLPQLKRVNDWLGEIGKRSETPLLPPADADGEATTTSTAAPVPANGGCGVPEETIEQLRKKIYEYLLTNVDSAAAMLGGGGVGAAAAPTNGKKV, from the exons ATGGCTTCATTGGTGCCGGGTGTCCTCGTGAAGCTCCTTCAGCATATGAACACGGATGTAAAAGTTGCCGGCGAGCATCGGTCCTCGCTCCTTCAGGTTGTCAGCATTGTCCCAGCGCTCGCGGGGAGCGATCTGTTCACCAACCAAGGGTTCTACCTCAAGGTGTCGGATTCATCCCATGCGACCTATGTTTCCCTTCCAGAGGAACAGCATGATCTCATCTTGAGCGACAAGATTCAGCTGGGCCAGTTCATCCATGTGGACCGTCTAGAGGCAGCCACTCCTGTTCCCATCCTTAGAGGAGTCCGCCGAGTTCCTGGCCGCCATGCTTGTGTTGGCACCCCTGAGGATCTTGTGGTAACCAGCTCCTCCAAATTTCATGGCAGCAAGAAGGCGCAACCATCAAATGGAATGAAGGATGCCAGCATCTTGTCACTAGAAAAGGAAACGAGCAAATTGGAGAAAATAAATGCTTCGCGCAAGCCTACTGGGGCAGAAAATAAGAAGCCGATGCTCACCAAATCAAACTCTTCACTGTCAAGACAAGCTTTGAATGGGATTGGTGATAAGAAGGAAGCAGTTAAATCAAAGCTGAAGCCAGCTATTACTAGGtcgacaccttcatcaccaaCCAGTGTCTATTCTCTACCTGCATCATTCGACAGATTCTCTAATGATCTGAAACAGAGGAACAAAGTAAAAGGAGCAGAGAAAGCTTCATCTTCTAGGCTTTCCTTGTTAGAAAAGGCTGCTTCTGTTTTGAAGGCTACTAGTGCCGGGAGAAAGTCCTCTGCTGGCAATTCGGTCAGTAGCTCTGTGTTGAGCATTGGATCAGGGCCAAAGGCCTTGAGAAGAAGCTGGGAAGGAAACACGGATATTAAAGGAAAAGGCAATTCAGAATCAAAGACAGCCAAACCTGACCGGAAGCTTGATAACAAGATCCCAATG ACTCCTAGACGAAAATCACCAGTGGATGAGAAGGTGCCACATAAAGATGATAGTCAGAAAGCTGCTAGGAAGAGCACCGCAAGTGCTCCCTCAGATGACGCCGACAAAGCAGTTAAGAAGCATATTCCTACTGTGAAGAGAACTTCTGGGGTTTTAGGAAATTCTAATGTTACAAACCTAGTGAAGATTCCTCCCAACAGCAAAAAACTAACAGATATTAGCACTTCGTGGACGTCACTCCCTCCATCACTTGCCAAACTAGGAAAG GAGCTTCTGAAGTACAGGGAATCAGCACAAATAGCTGCTGTTGAAGCCATGCTAGACGCTTCCGCTGCAGAGAGCTTGCTCAAATGTTTGAG CTCGTACGCGGAGGTGAGCTCCACGGCTGAGGAGCAGAACCCACAGCCAGCCGTAGAGCAGTTCCTCACCCTCCACGCCGCGCTTTCGCGTGCCACGGTGATCACCGACACCCTCACCAAGTCTGCCACATCAGCCTCGCCAGATTGCTCGGCAGCCAGCGATGCTGGAACGGTGGGCTCCGCTACCGACGAGGAGGCCGCTGCCATCGCAGCCGAGCGCCGGCGCCGTGCTACGTCCTGGGTGAGCGCCGCTCTCGCTACGGACCTGTCCGCCTTCGGCATCTACAACCTCAAACCGGCCACCGTCTCCTCGCCACTAGCCGTGGTGGTCGTCGACGAGTCCGCGaagccggcggcggccgcggccacgGCTACGAAATCATCCCCGTCGCCGAAGTCGCGGCTGTCCCCCACGAAGGGGAAGGCGAGGACGGGCACTGCGGCGGCCGCAGCGGCGCTGACGACGACGCCCGCGCCGCCGGAGTGGGAGAGGGGAGGGGGCGCCGAGGAGAGGGGCGAGCTGGCGAAGCGGCTCGGAGAGGAGTCAAGGGGATGGTTCCTCGGCTTCGTGGAGCGGTTCCTGGACGCCGATGTGGCGGCGTCCGCGCCGTGGGACCGCGAGCGCGCGGCCAGGATGCTCCCGCAGCTAAAGCGCGTCAACGACTGGCTCGGTGAGATCGGGAAGCGAAGCGAGACTCCGTTGCTGCCGCCGGCCGACGCGGACGGTGAGGCGACCACCACGAGCACCGCTGCCCCTGTCCCCGCGAACGGCGGCTGCGGTGTACCCGAGGAGACAATAGAGCAGCTAAGAAAGAAGATCTACGAGTATCTACTCACCAATGTCGACTCCGCCGCCGCAATGCTCGGTGGTGGAGGCGTCGGCGCGGCGGCCGCGCCGACGAACGGGAAAAAGGTGTAA
- the LOC136546602 gene encoding probable hydroxyacylglutathione hydrolase 2, chloroplastic, translated as MRMLSKACSIVASSLPRCSSSAAPTMRGQPSLLPSVRKQWPGKPLLYGISTLLVMPLRTLYGVGRVFGAGRFLCNMTSVSSSLQIELVPCLRDNYAYILHDVDTGTVGVVDPSEAMPIINALEKRNQNLTYILNTHHHYDHTGGNLELKAKYGAKVIGSEKDKDRIPGIDITLKEGDTWMFAGHQVLVLETPGHTSGHVCYYFAGSGAIFTGDTLFNLSCGKLFEGTPQQMYSSLQKITALPDDTKVYCGHEYTLSNSKFALSVEPGNKALQEYAANAAELRNKNIPTVPTTIGREKECNPFLRTSNPEIKRTLSIPDHFDEDKVLEVVRRAKDNF; from the exons ATGAGGATGCTGTCGAAGGCGTGCTCGATCGTGGCCTCCTCCCTCCCgcgctgctcctcctccgccgcacCCACG ATGAGGGGGCAGCCGTCCTTGCTGCCAAGCGTGCGGAAGCAATGGCCCGGGAAGCCACTGCTGTATGGAATCAGCACTCTCTTGGTCATGCCACTGAGGACACTGTATGGAGTGGGTCGTGTTTTTGGCGCAGGGCGGTTCCTCTGCAACATGACCAGCGTCTCTTCGTCGCTGCAAATTGAGCTT GTACCATGCCTTCGAGATAACTATGCATATATCCTGCATGATGTTGATACTGGAACAGTTGGAGTTGTTGATCCTTCTGAGGCTATGCCTATTATAAATGCATTGGAAAAGAGAAACCAGAACTTGACTTATATACTGAACACCCATCATCACTATGATCATACTGGTGGAAACTTGGAATTGAAGGCAAAATATGGTGCAAAG GTAATTGGTTCTGAGAAGGATAAGGACAGAATACCTGGTATTGACATCACTCTTAAGGAGGGTGACACATGGATGTTTGCTGGCCATCAAGTTCTTGTACTGGAGACTCCTGGGCATACATCAG GTCATGTGTGCTATTATTTTGCTGGTTCTGGAGCTATATTTACAGGTGACACCTTGTTCAATCTATCATGCGGAAAGCTTTTTGAAGGGACTCCACAGCAG ATGTATTCCTCACTCCAGAAAATTACAGCTCTACCTGATGATACAAAAGTATACTGTGGGCATGAATATACCTTG AGTAATTCAAAGTTTGCCTTGAGTGTAGAACCAGGAAATAAAGCATTGCAGGAATATGCTGCAAATGCAGCTGAGTTGCGTAATAAGAATATACCCACG GTGCCAACAACAATTGGAAGGGAGAAGGAATGCAATCCTTTCTTGCGGACCTCCAATCCAGAAATTAAGAGAACACTGTCTATTCCAGATCATTTCGATGAAGATAAGGTGCTTGAAGTTGTCCGTCGAGCAAAAGATAACTTCTGA